A window of Candidatus Eisenbacteria bacterium genomic DNA:
GTCGAAGCGCTGCGTCTTGCGGGTCGCATAGCGCACCTCGCCGGGATGGATGGAGTCCCAATCGCTCGCGGTGAACGGCCCTTCCTCGCTCGCGCCGTTGCACGGCTGCGTGAAGGCCTCGATCGCCGGCAGCGGATCGCCCATGCCGCGCAGGTGGCGGTTGAAGAACTGGTTCACGCGCTCGCCGACGCGCGCGCCGCCGAAGCCGAGCGCCGCGCGCGAGTGGCCGAAATCGTCGGCGAACAGCAGCGAGATCTCCGCCGTCGGGTATTTTGCCACCGTCTTGCGCCAGAAGCGTACCGCCTCGTCGACCGGGAAGAGGTCGTCCGTCCATGCGTTGTAGATGAAGAGGGGCGCCGGCTCGATCGAGTCGTCGACGTAGTACGCGGAATGGTGGGCCGTGATCTCGCCGAGGATCGCCTGCAGCGCCGGATCGCCGTCGTACGGCTCGCCGGCGCCGACGCGCGCGTTCCACGTCGTGAGATCGGCCGCGAAATCGACGCCCGGAGGCGAGTAGAAGCCCGCCGCGGAGCCGATGCCGTACAGGGTCGCGTTCCACGACTGCTTCTGCACGCCGCCGCGCAGGCCGTACGGATTCTGGATCCGGTAGTCGATCGTGCGCCCGTTGGGCGTGAGGGCGTAGGCGAGGTCCGACCACGGGATCAGCGGCGCGGCGGCGGCGATCTCCATGTCCTTTCCGCCGGGGCTCCGCCAGGGAACGAAGGTGCCGTCGGGGAGCATGATGCGGTTGCGGAGCGCGGCCAGGATCATCGACTGGCCGCCGCCGTACGACGCCCCGGTGACGCCGACCTTGTTCGGGATGACGAGGCCCTCGT
This region includes:
- a CDS encoding CocE/NonD family hydrolase translates to MREARIRLVLVVAALAGCISQAPAHAAVVASVFGGRVACAPNGPVQFCQGDVTTRVESFDGVPLDVSVTLPPASMDGPFPLIVDRHGWSLGKNGAPYVALAEEGYVVLSYTARGFYASCGSAASRDPDATLSNPTVCAERGWTHVGDVRYEAHDTQHLAGLLADEGLVIPNKVGVTGASYGGGQSMILAALRNRIMLPDGTFVPWRSPGGKDMEIAAAAPLIPWSDLAYALTPNGRTIDYRIQNPYGLRGGVQKQSWNATLYGIGSAAGFYSPPGVDFAADLTTWNARVGAGEPYDGDPALQAILGEITAHHSAYYVDDSIEPAPLFIYNAWTDDLFPVDEAVRFWRKTVAKYPTAEISLLFADDFGHSRAALGFGGARVGERVNQFFNRHLRGMGDPLPAIEAFTQPCNGASEEGPFTASDWDSIHPGEVRYATRKTQRFD